In Halobaculum rubrum, the following are encoded in one genomic region:
- the nthB gene encoding nitrile hydratase subunit beta: MDGIHDIGGMDSFHELPPDQPDDASPFHHEWEGVVQSLYITGLGSDTFELDRFRYTLEGDDPERYLTVPYYERWLGALETLFVEAGVVDAAELRDRAEAIAAGEAEVPDVDDPERLPALLEGVREKYLSRRGDGDPAFAVGDRIRVAKRHPAEHTRCPRYVRGAVGEIVADRGAHVYPDENARKGGDDERAEQLYNVRFDAEDLWGEGCTDADGLHIELWEPYLIDREAE; encoded by the coding sequence ATGGACGGGATCCACGACATCGGCGGGATGGACTCCTTTCACGAGCTCCCGCCGGACCAACCCGACGACGCCAGCCCGTTCCACCACGAGTGGGAGGGCGTCGTCCAGTCGCTGTACATCACGGGCCTCGGCTCCGACACGTTCGAACTCGACCGCTTCCGGTACACGCTGGAGGGCGACGACCCCGAGCGCTATCTGACGGTCCCCTACTACGAGCGCTGGCTGGGCGCCCTCGAGACGCTGTTCGTCGAGGCGGGCGTCGTCGACGCCGCGGAGCTTCGCGACCGTGCCGAGGCGATAGCCGCGGGCGAGGCCGAGGTGCCGGACGTGGATGATCCGGAACGCCTCCCCGCGCTGCTTGAGGGCGTCCGCGAGAAGTACCTGAGCCGCCGCGGCGACGGCGACCCGGCGTTCGCCGTCGGCGACCGAATCCGGGTGGCGAAGCGTCACCCCGCGGAACACACGCGGTGTCCGCGCTACGTCCGCGGCGCCGTGGGCGAGATCGTCGCCGACCGCGGCGCGCACGTGTACCCCGATGAGAACGCCCGGAAGGGAGGCGACGACGAGCGCGCCGAACAGCTGTACAACGTCCGCTTCGACGCCGAGGATCTGTGGGGAGAGGGCTGCACCGACGCCGACGGCCTGCACATCGAACTGTGGGAGCCGTACCTGATCGACCGCGAGGCCGAGTAG
- a CDS encoding pyridoxal phosphate-dependent aminotransferase yields the protein MSGQEAGDGFAYDFADRVGRVEPSATLAISNAANELEEAGHDVVDLSVGAPDFPTPENVVEAGKDAMDAGHTGYTSSNGVPELKEAIAEKLRADDIDADADDVIVTPGAKQALYETVQTLVDDGDEVVLLDPAWVSYEAMVKLAGGDLARVDLAPHGFSLADGLDDLAATVSDDTELLIVNSPSNPTGAVYSDEGLEGVRDLAVEHDFAVISDEIYDEIVYGVEQTSLASLDGMADRTVTINGFSKAYSMTGWRLGYLHATGDLVSQAGKLHSHSVSCATNFVQRAGIEALRNTDESVEEMRAAFESRRDMLVDLFDDHGVDVTVPDGAFYMMLPVADDDSAWAEEAIQDAHVATVPGSAFGAPGYARISYAASEERLREGMQRLFDAGLLGDD from the coding sequence ATGAGTGGACAGGAAGCCGGCGACGGGTTCGCCTACGACTTCGCCGACCGCGTCGGCCGCGTCGAGCCGTCGGCGACGCTGGCCATCTCCAACGCCGCGAACGAACTGGAGGAGGCCGGCCACGACGTGGTCGACCTATCGGTCGGCGCGCCCGACTTCCCCACGCCCGAGAACGTCGTCGAGGCCGGCAAGGACGCGATGGACGCGGGCCACACGGGCTACACCTCCTCGAACGGCGTCCCGGAGCTGAAGGAGGCCATCGCCGAGAAGCTCCGCGCCGACGACATCGACGCCGACGCCGACGACGTGATCGTCACGCCCGGCGCCAAGCAGGCGCTGTACGAGACGGTCCAGACGCTCGTGGACGACGGCGACGAGGTCGTCCTCCTCGACCCGGCGTGGGTGTCCTACGAGGCGATGGTGAAGCTCGCGGGCGGCGATCTCGCCCGCGTCGATCTGGCTCCCCACGGGTTCTCGCTGGCCGACGGCCTCGACGACCTCGCGGCGACGGTCTCCGACGACACCGAGCTCCTGATCGTTAACTCGCCGTCGAACCCGACGGGCGCCGTCTACTCCGACGAGGGGCTGGAGGGCGTTCGCGACCTCGCCGTCGAGCACGATTTCGCGGTTATCTCCGACGAGATCTACGACGAGATCGTCTACGGCGTCGAGCAGACGAGCCTCGCGAGCCTAGACGGGATGGCCGACCGCACGGTCACGATCAACGGTTTCTCGAAGGCGTACTCGATGACGGGCTGGCGGCTCGGCTACCTGCACGCGACGGGCGACCTGGTGTCGCAGGCGGGCAAGCTCCACAGCCACTCCGTCTCGTGTGCGACGAACTTCGTCCAGCGCGCGGGCATCGAGGCCCTTCGCAACACCGACGAGTCCGTCGAGGAGATGCGCGCGGCCTTCGAGTCGCGCCGCGACATGCTCGTCGACCTGTTCGACGACCACGGCGTCGACGTGACCGTCCCCGACGGCGCGTTCTACATGATGCTCCCGGTGGCCGACGACGACTCCGCGTGGGCCGAGGAAGCGATCCAGGACGCGCACGTCGCCACGGTCCCCGGCTCCGCCTTCGGTGCGCCCGGCTACGCCCGCATCAGCTACGCCGCGAGCGAGGAGCGCCTTCGGGAGGGAATGCAGCGCCTCTTCGACGCCGGTCTCCTCGGCGACGACTGA
- the ribH gene encoding 6,7-dimethyl-8-ribityllumazine synthase — protein MTETTLGLVVARYYASIAEAMEESAREALAERGAAVAETVDVPGAYDTPLAADRLARRNDIDAVAVVGTIVSGDTDHDQVIGQAIATKLAEVSLDRDTPVTFGVSGPGQSGAEARERAEKGAEAADAAVDLAEELPAPEVAA, from the coding sequence ATGACCGAGACGACACTCGGCCTGGTGGTCGCGCGCTACTACGCGTCCATCGCCGAGGCCATGGAGGAGTCCGCCCGCGAGGCGCTCGCCGAGCGCGGCGCCGCCGTCGCAGAGACCGTCGACGTCCCCGGCGCCTACGACACGCCGCTGGCGGCCGACCGGCTGGCCCGCCGCAACGACATCGATGCCGTCGCCGTCGTCGGCACCATCGTGTCCGGCGACACCGACCACGACCAAGTGATCGGGCAGGCGATCGCGACGAAGCTTGCGGAGGTGAGCCTCGACCGCGACACGCCCGTTACCTTCGGCGTATCCGGACCGGGCCAATCGGGGGCCGAAGCGCGCGAGCGCGCCGAGAAGGGTGCCGAGGCCGCCGACGCCGCCGTGGATCTCGCGGAGGAGCTTCCCGCCCCGGAGGTGGCCGCATGA
- a CDS encoding flippase activity-associated protein Agl23 has protein sequence MSDPAGGDESAPDGTEGDGDAPADAVGSDAAVDAEGPSDGDDAASVDAGIGPSSGDDSPLAALRDRVDDPARAAVLLIVVGSLLLRTVQLGQRIFHWDEGRVGYWILRFDATGEFFYRPIIHGPFLPVVNNALFDLIGASDFAARLPVALVGGLLPLVALLLRHRLRDREVVALALVLSVDPLLVYYGRFMRGDVLVGSFAVAAFALVVYAIDTRRTLPLFGSAALLALGFTAKENALVYLACFLGAGVLLLDHRLVRTARRTGSPLDALVAEAVALGRFLEEWTAGSRTRRWIERRVRERDPDAHWGWEAGFLGHLAVWGPLGAVGVVATFLGVVAFFYAPRPDLWQALGVASASAGTAGVDAAAPTLGSVLHDATWGAGEKFWGTWASGDHSGHPYVPYLWDILETLAYGSGVLVVLAVVGFLADGYGEARGTRSLVAYATYWGAASLVGYPVATDIQAPWAAIHIVLPLAIPAAVGLASVADSVRGAVASGDAVTAALAGLVVLAAVGGVAAPNADYWNSASEEDKQVLQWAQPENAYKEALQDAGAVARNNDEGADVLWVGTSTGRGTRLYVSDESSVDRMPPGGPSWHSRLPTPWYLELHDANVTSTPPEARYEGLPPAEEMPPVVIAKPNDAEELESRLDGYESREYAFRLWSERIVVFIDEEALADARE, from the coding sequence ATGAGTGACCCCGCCGGCGGGGACGAGTCCGCCCCCGACGGGACCGAGGGCGACGGCGACGCTCCCGCCGACGCGGTCGGTTCGGACGCCGCCGTCGACGCCGAGGGGCCGAGCGACGGCGACGACGCCGCGTCCGTCGATGCCGGCATCGGGCCCAGCAGCGGCGACGACTCGCCGCTGGCCGCCCTCCGCGATCGCGTCGACGACCCCGCGAGGGCCGCCGTCCTCCTGATCGTCGTCGGGTCGCTGCTGCTCCGGACGGTCCAGCTCGGGCAGCGGATCTTCCACTGGGACGAGGGACGCGTCGGCTACTGGATCCTTCGGTTCGACGCCACCGGCGAGTTCTTCTACCGGCCGATCATCCACGGGCCGTTCCTCCCCGTCGTCAACAACGCCCTCTTCGATCTGATCGGTGCCTCGGACTTCGCCGCGCGGCTCCCGGTCGCCCTCGTCGGCGGGCTACTCCCGCTGGTCGCGCTGCTGCTTCGGCACCGGCTCCGCGATCGCGAGGTGGTCGCGCTCGCGCTGGTGCTTTCGGTCGACCCGCTGCTCGTCTACTACGGTCGGTTCATGCGCGGCGATGTACTCGTCGGCTCGTTCGCCGTCGCCGCGTTCGCGCTCGTCGTGTACGCGATCGACACGCGCCGGACGCTCCCGCTGTTCGGGTCGGCCGCCCTGCTCGCGCTCGGATTCACGGCGAAGGAGAACGCGCTCGTGTATCTCGCGTGCTTCCTCGGCGCCGGAGTCCTCCTGCTCGATCACCGCCTCGTCCGGACGGCCCGCCGGACCGGGTCGCCGCTGGACGCCCTCGTCGCCGAGGCGGTCGCGCTCGGCCGCTTCCTCGAGGAGTGGACCGCGGGGTCGCGAACCAGACGGTGGATCGAGCGTCGCGTCCGCGAGCGCGACCCGGACGCACACTGGGGCTGGGAAGCCGGCTTCCTCGGCCACCTCGCGGTCTGGGGACCGCTCGGCGCCGTCGGCGTCGTCGCGACGTTCCTCGGGGTCGTCGCGTTCTTCTACGCGCCGCGCCCCGACCTGTGGCAGGCGCTGGGCGTCGCGTCGGCGTCCGCCGGGACCGCGGGCGTCGACGCCGCGGCGCCGACGCTGGGGTCGGTGCTGCACGACGCGACGTGGGGGGCCGGCGAGAAGTTCTGGGGTACGTGGGCCTCCGGCGACCACTCGGGACATCCGTACGTCCCGTACCTCTGGGATATCCTGGAGACCTTGGCGTACGGCTCGGGCGTCCTCGTCGTGCTCGCGGTCGTGGGTTTCCTCGCGGACGGCTACGGCGAGGCGCGGGGGACCCGCTCGCTCGTCGCGTACGCGACGTACTGGGGCGCCGCGTCGCTGGTCGGCTACCCCGTCGCGACGGACATCCAGGCGCCGTGGGCGGCGATCCACATCGTCCTCCCGCTGGCGATCCCCGCGGCGGTGGGCCTCGCCTCGGTCGCCGACTCGGTGCGGGGTGCGGTCGCGAGCGGGGACGCCGTCACCGCGGCGCTCGCCGGGTTGGTCGTGCTCGCGGCCGTCGGTGGCGTCGCCGCCCCGAACGCCGACTACTGGAACTCCGCGTCCGAGGAGGACAAACAGGTGCTGCAGTGGGCGCAGCCCGAGAACGCCTACAAGGAGGCGCTGCAGGACGCCGGCGCCGTCGCCCGAAACAACGACGAGGGCGCCGACGTGCTGTGGGTGGGAACGAGCACCGGGCGCGGGACGCGGCTGTACGTCTCCGACGAGTCGAGCGTCGACCGGATGCCGCCCGGCGGACCGAGCTGGCACTCCCGGCTTCCGACGCCGTGGTATCTCGAACTCCACGACGCGAACGTCACCTCGACGCCGCCGGAGGCCCGCTACGAGGGGCTCCCGCCGGCCGAGGAGATGCCGCCGGTCGTCATCGCCAAGCCCAACGACGCCGAGGAGCTGGAGTCCCGCCTCGACGGCTACGAGTCCCGGGAGTACGCCTTCCGGCTGTGGTCCGAACGGATCGTCGTGTTCATCGACGAGGAGGCGCTCGCGGACGCCCGCGAGTGA
- a CDS encoding 5-(carboxyamino)imidazole ribonucleotide synthase: MTPTCPGPTLGVVGGGQLGRMLAEAASPLGVDVVVLDPTPDCPAARVAEQIEGSFDDRDAVRELAERADALTLEIELADPDVLASVGEEYDVPVHPSPDALRTIQDKLVQKRTFADAAIPVPEFVAVDTAADLADAVERFDGCMLKARTGGYDGRGNLPVEPGDDYEAKLAAVGAGDDGAMAEELIDFERELSVVAVRGDDERRAFPVVENVHREEILRETVAPARCSEAVAERAREVALDTLETLDGRGVFAMELFEEPDGTVSVNEVAPRPHNSGHWSIEGAATSQFEQHARAVLGWPLGAAEARAPTVMANVLGDVPEPRPASLSGVGDVLAAPNANLHWYGKREARPLRKLGHLTLVGADGDRDCDAAADDTVARNDLLARARDLRDGLTFE; this comes from the coding sequence GTGACACCGACCTGTCCCGGACCGACGCTGGGCGTCGTCGGCGGGGGCCAACTCGGCCGTATGCTCGCGGAGGCCGCCTCGCCGCTGGGCGTCGACGTGGTGGTGCTCGATCCGACCCCCGACTGTCCGGCCGCCCGCGTCGCCGAGCAGATCGAGGGGTCGTTCGACGACCGCGACGCCGTCCGTGAGCTGGCCGAGCGGGCCGACGCGCTGACGCTGGAGATCGAGCTCGCGGACCCCGACGTGCTCGCGTCGGTCGGCGAGGAGTACGACGTGCCGGTTCACCCCTCGCCGGACGCGCTGCGGACGATCCAGGACAAGCTCGTCCAGAAGCGGACGTTCGCGGACGCCGCGATCCCCGTTCCGGAGTTCGTCGCCGTCGATACCGCCGCGGATCTGGCGGACGCCGTCGAGCGCTTCGACGGCTGCATGCTGAAGGCCCGCACCGGCGGCTACGACGGCCGCGGCAACCTCCCCGTCGAGCCGGGCGACGACTACGAGGCCAAGCTGGCCGCGGTCGGCGCCGGCGACGACGGCGCGATGGCCGAGGAGCTGATCGACTTCGAGCGCGAGCTCTCGGTCGTGGCCGTCCGCGGCGACGACGAACGTCGAGCGTTCCCCGTCGTCGAGAACGTCCACCGCGAGGAGATCCTGCGCGAGACAGTCGCGCCCGCCCGGTGTTCCGAGGCGGTCGCCGAGCGCGCCCGCGAGGTCGCGCTCGACACGCTGGAGACGCTCGACGGGCGGGGCGTGTTCGCGATGGAGCTGTTTGAAGAGCCCGACGGCACTGTCTCCGTCAACGAGGTCGCCCCTCGCCCGCACAACTCCGGTCACTGGAGCATCGAGGGGGCGGCGACCTCCCAGTTCGAACAGCACGCTCGCGCCGTCCTCGGCTGGCCCCTCGGGGCGGCCGAGGCGCGAGCGCCGACCGTGATGGCGAACGTTCTCGGCGACGTGCCCGAGCCGCGCCCGGCGTCGCTGTCGGGCGTCGGCGACGTGCTCGCGGCGCCGAACGCGAACCTCCACTGGTACGGAAAGCGGGAGGCCCGCCCGCTGCGGAAGCTGGGCCATCTGACGCTCGTCGGCGCCGACGGCGACCGCGATTGCGACGCCGCAGCGGACGACACCGTCGCCCGCAACGACCTGCTCGCCCGCGCCCGCGACCTGCGGGACGGACTGACCTTCGAGTGA